In the genome of Apodemus sylvaticus chromosome 2, mApoSyl1.1, whole genome shotgun sequence, one region contains:
- the Irag2 gene encoding inositol 1,4,5-triphosphate receptor associated 2 isoform X1: MLCVKDPPAQKTQDGALDVTRGSQCPLPTEGSVLETELLDCTRMNEDQSTDIPGHLSPCSLQENGVDHLYLESPTQLRDYLTQPSSEHTSSSESTVTSSDSGSDTLHMASGDLDCKPLCENEEEARAASAMPGARQAPENAACGDPANVGVAKAASQQISSLVECGAFKETGEDLRTTEDRGKGSASGETEVSTPPKASMKLVNFQQSENSTSANEKEVEAEFLRLSLGLKCDWFTLEKRVKLEERSRDLAEENLKKEITNCLKLLESLTPLCEEDNQAQEIIKKLEKSIMFLSQCTTRVASRAEMLGAINQESRVSRAVEVMIQHVENLKRMYAKEHAELEELKQALLQNDRSFNSLQDEDDCQIKKRSSSLNSKPSSLRRVTIASLPRNLGNVGMVSGMENDRFSRRSSSWRILGTKQGEHRPSLHRFISTYSWADAEDERCDVKTRDAPDPPGEEALERTRKPSLSERRSSSSAWDSGTVCSSVASWVTGLQVSFRRTNRALWLAGLLIVLFAALVSVLTGQLFHTAVEAAPTQEGDSWMSLEHVLWPFTRLGHDGPPV; this comes from the exons ATGCTCTGTGTAAAAGACCCCCCAGCGCAGAAAACACAAGATGGGGCTTTGGACGTGACCAGAGGGTCCCA GTGCCCACTCCCCACAGAAGGCTCCGTCTTGGAAACGGAGCTTCTAGACTGTACCAGAATGAACGAGGACCAGAGTACAGAT ATCCCTGGCCACCTGTCTCCTTGTTCCCTGCAGGAGAATGGTGTTGACCACTTGTACTTGGAGAGTCCGACACAGCTCAG GGATTATCTCACACAGCCATCATCTGAACACACTTCATCCTCGGAGAGTACTGTGACATCAAGTG ATTCTGGATCAGACACTTTGCACATGGCTTCTGGTGACCTTGACTGCAAACCTCTCTGTGAGAACGAGGAGGAAGCACGAGCAGCCTCCGCCATGCCAG GTGCCAGGCAAGCTCCCGAGAATGCTGCTTGTGGAGACCCCGCGAATGTGGGTGTGGCCAAGGCTGCATCCCAGCAG atttccaGCTTGGTGGAGTGTGGAGCTTTTAAA GAAACAGGAGAGGACCTCAGAACCACGGAAGACAGAGGGAAGGGCAGTGCCTCAGGAG AGACTGAGGTTTCCACGCCCCCCAAGGCATCCATGAAGCTGGTTAACTTTCAACAGAGTGAAAA CAGCACTTCAGCCAATGAGAAGGAAGTGGAG GCAGAATTCCTCAGGTTATCCTTGGGACTTAAGTGTGACTGGTTTACGTTGGAGAAGAGGGTGAAGCTTGAAGAGAGGTCCCGGGACCTGGCAGAGGAgaacctgaagaaagaaatcacaaactgtCTGAAGCTTTTAGAG TCGCTGACACCCCTGTGTGAAGAGGACAACCAGGCTCAGGAGATCATTAAGAAGCTGGAGAAGAGTATAATGTTTCTCAGCCAGTGCACAACCCGTGTGGCCAGCAGGGCCGAGATGCTGGGAGCCATCAACCAG GAAAGCCGGGTGAGCAGAGCGGTGGAGGTGATGATCCAGCACGTGGAGAACCTGAAGAGGATGTACGCCAAAGAGCACgcggagctggaggagctgaagcagGCGCTGCTGCAGAACGACAGGTCTTTTAACTCTCTGCAGGATGAAG ATGACTGTCAGATTAAAAAGCGTTCATCTTCTCTAAATTCCAAG CCATCTTCTCTTCGAAGAGTGACCATTGCCTCTTTACCCAGGAATCTTGGAAATGTGGGGATG GTGTCAGGCATGGAAAATGACAGATTCAGCCGGCGGTCCAGCAGCTG GAGAATCCTGGGTACAAAGCAGGGCGAGCACCGCCCCTCGCTGCACCGCTTCATCAGCACCTATTCCTGGGCCGACGCTGAGGACGAGAGGTGTGACGTGAA AACCAGAGACGCCCCGGACCCGCCAGGAGAAGAGGCGCTAGAGAGGACCAGGAAACCCAGCCTTTCTGAAAGGAGAAGCAGCTCCTCGGCCTGGGACAGTGGCACAGT CTGCAGCTCTGTGGCTTCCTGGGTCACTGGCCTGCAGGTGTCCTTCAGAAGAACCAACAGAGCGCTCTGGCTCGCCGGACTCCTCATCGTCCTGTTTGCAGCCCTGGTGAGCGTCCTCACAGGTCAGCTCTTCCACACAGCCGTGGAGGCTGCACCCACGCAGGAGGGGGACTCCTGGATGTCTCTAGAACACGTCTTATGGCCGTTTACCAGACTCGGGCACGATGGACCGCCAGTGTGA
- the Irag2 gene encoding inositol 1,4,5-triphosphate receptor associated 2 isoform X4: MLCVKDPPAQKTQDGALDVTRGSQCPLPTEGSVLETELLDCTRMNEDQSTDENGVDHLYLESPTQLRDYLTQPSSEHTSSSESTVTSSDSGSDTLHMASGDLDCKPLCENEEEARAASAMPGARQAPENAACGDPANVGVAKAASQQISSLVECGAFKETGEDLRTTEDRGKGSASGETEVSTPPKASMKLVNFQQSENSTSANEKEVEAEFLRLSLGLKCDWFTLEKRVKLEERSRDLAEENLKKEITNCLKLLESLTPLCEEDNQAQEIIKKLEKSIMFLSQCTTRVASRAEMLGAINQESRVSRAVEVMIQHVENLKRMYAKEHAELEELKQALLQNDRSFNSLQDEDDCQIKKRSSSLNSKPSSLRRVTIASLPRNLGNVGMVSGMENDRFSRRSSSWRILGTKQGEHRPSLHRFISTYSWADAEDERCDVKTRDAPDPPGEEALERTRKPSLSERRSSSSAWDSGTVCSSVASWVTGLQVSFRRTNRALWLAGLLIVLFAALVSVLTGQLFHTAVEAAPTQEGDSWMSLEHVLWPFTRLGHDGPPV; the protein is encoded by the exons ATGCTCTGTGTAAAAGACCCCCCAGCGCAGAAAACACAAGATGGGGCTTTGGACGTGACCAGAGGGTCCCA GTGCCCACTCCCCACAGAAGGCTCCGTCTTGGAAACGGAGCTTCTAGACTGTACCAGAATGAACGAGGACCAGAGTACAGAT GAGAATGGTGTTGACCACTTGTACTTGGAGAGTCCGACACAGCTCAG GGATTATCTCACACAGCCATCATCTGAACACACTTCATCCTCGGAGAGTACTGTGACATCAAGTG ATTCTGGATCAGACACTTTGCACATGGCTTCTGGTGACCTTGACTGCAAACCTCTCTGTGAGAACGAGGAGGAAGCACGAGCAGCCTCCGCCATGCCAG GTGCCAGGCAAGCTCCCGAGAATGCTGCTTGTGGAGACCCCGCGAATGTGGGTGTGGCCAAGGCTGCATCCCAGCAG atttccaGCTTGGTGGAGTGTGGAGCTTTTAAA GAAACAGGAGAGGACCTCAGAACCACGGAAGACAGAGGGAAGGGCAGTGCCTCAGGAG AGACTGAGGTTTCCACGCCCCCCAAGGCATCCATGAAGCTGGTTAACTTTCAACAGAGTGAAAA CAGCACTTCAGCCAATGAGAAGGAAGTGGAG GCAGAATTCCTCAGGTTATCCTTGGGACTTAAGTGTGACTGGTTTACGTTGGAGAAGAGGGTGAAGCTTGAAGAGAGGTCCCGGGACCTGGCAGAGGAgaacctgaagaaagaaatcacaaactgtCTGAAGCTTTTAGAG TCGCTGACACCCCTGTGTGAAGAGGACAACCAGGCTCAGGAGATCATTAAGAAGCTGGAGAAGAGTATAATGTTTCTCAGCCAGTGCACAACCCGTGTGGCCAGCAGGGCCGAGATGCTGGGAGCCATCAACCAG GAAAGCCGGGTGAGCAGAGCGGTGGAGGTGATGATCCAGCACGTGGAGAACCTGAAGAGGATGTACGCCAAAGAGCACgcggagctggaggagctgaagcagGCGCTGCTGCAGAACGACAGGTCTTTTAACTCTCTGCAGGATGAAG ATGACTGTCAGATTAAAAAGCGTTCATCTTCTCTAAATTCCAAG CCATCTTCTCTTCGAAGAGTGACCATTGCCTCTTTACCCAGGAATCTTGGAAATGTGGGGATG GTGTCAGGCATGGAAAATGACAGATTCAGCCGGCGGTCCAGCAGCTG GAGAATCCTGGGTACAAAGCAGGGCGAGCACCGCCCCTCGCTGCACCGCTTCATCAGCACCTATTCCTGGGCCGACGCTGAGGACGAGAGGTGTGACGTGAA AACCAGAGACGCCCCGGACCCGCCAGGAGAAGAGGCGCTAGAGAGGACCAGGAAACCCAGCCTTTCTGAAAGGAGAAGCAGCTCCTCGGCCTGGGACAGTGGCACAGT CTGCAGCTCTGTGGCTTCCTGGGTCACTGGCCTGCAGGTGTCCTTCAGAAGAACCAACAGAGCGCTCTGGCTCGCCGGACTCCTCATCGTCCTGTTTGCAGCCCTGGTGAGCGTCCTCACAGGTCAGCTCTTCCACACAGCCGTGGAGGCTGCACCCACGCAGGAGGGGGACTCCTGGATGTCTCTAGAACACGTCTTATGGCCGTTTACCAGACTCGGGCACGATGGACCGCCAGTGTGA
- the Irag2 gene encoding inositol 1,4,5-triphosphate receptor associated 2 isoform X2 — MLCVKDPPAQKTQDGALDVTRGSQCPLPTEGSVLETELLDCTRMNEDQSTDIPGHLSPCSLQENGVDHLYLESPTQLRDYLTQPSSEHTSSSESTVTSSDSGSDTLHMASGDLDCKPLCENEEEARAASAMPGARQAPENAACGDPANVGVAKAASQQISSLVECGAFKETGEDLRTTEDRGKGSASGETEVSTPPKASMKLVNFQQSENTSANEKEVEAEFLRLSLGLKCDWFTLEKRVKLEERSRDLAEENLKKEITNCLKLLESLTPLCEEDNQAQEIIKKLEKSIMFLSQCTTRVASRAEMLGAINQESRVSRAVEVMIQHVENLKRMYAKEHAELEELKQALLQNDRSFNSLQDEDDCQIKKRSSSLNSKPSSLRRVTIASLPRNLGNVGMVSGMENDRFSRRSSSWRILGTKQGEHRPSLHRFISTYSWADAEDERCDVKTRDAPDPPGEEALERTRKPSLSERRSSSSAWDSGTVCSSVASWVTGLQVSFRRTNRALWLAGLLIVLFAALVSVLTGQLFHTAVEAAPTQEGDSWMSLEHVLWPFTRLGHDGPPV, encoded by the exons ATGCTCTGTGTAAAAGACCCCCCAGCGCAGAAAACACAAGATGGGGCTTTGGACGTGACCAGAGGGTCCCA GTGCCCACTCCCCACAGAAGGCTCCGTCTTGGAAACGGAGCTTCTAGACTGTACCAGAATGAACGAGGACCAGAGTACAGAT ATCCCTGGCCACCTGTCTCCTTGTTCCCTGCAGGAGAATGGTGTTGACCACTTGTACTTGGAGAGTCCGACACAGCTCAG GGATTATCTCACACAGCCATCATCTGAACACACTTCATCCTCGGAGAGTACTGTGACATCAAGTG ATTCTGGATCAGACACTTTGCACATGGCTTCTGGTGACCTTGACTGCAAACCTCTCTGTGAGAACGAGGAGGAAGCACGAGCAGCCTCCGCCATGCCAG GTGCCAGGCAAGCTCCCGAGAATGCTGCTTGTGGAGACCCCGCGAATGTGGGTGTGGCCAAGGCTGCATCCCAGCAG atttccaGCTTGGTGGAGTGTGGAGCTTTTAAA GAAACAGGAGAGGACCTCAGAACCACGGAAGACAGAGGGAAGGGCAGTGCCTCAGGAG AGACTGAGGTTTCCACGCCCCCCAAGGCATCCATGAAGCTGGTTAACTTTCAACAGAGTGAAAA CACTTCAGCCAATGAGAAGGAAGTGGAG GCAGAATTCCTCAGGTTATCCTTGGGACTTAAGTGTGACTGGTTTACGTTGGAGAAGAGGGTGAAGCTTGAAGAGAGGTCCCGGGACCTGGCAGAGGAgaacctgaagaaagaaatcacaaactgtCTGAAGCTTTTAGAG TCGCTGACACCCCTGTGTGAAGAGGACAACCAGGCTCAGGAGATCATTAAGAAGCTGGAGAAGAGTATAATGTTTCTCAGCCAGTGCACAACCCGTGTGGCCAGCAGGGCCGAGATGCTGGGAGCCATCAACCAG GAAAGCCGGGTGAGCAGAGCGGTGGAGGTGATGATCCAGCACGTGGAGAACCTGAAGAGGATGTACGCCAAAGAGCACgcggagctggaggagctgaagcagGCGCTGCTGCAGAACGACAGGTCTTTTAACTCTCTGCAGGATGAAG ATGACTGTCAGATTAAAAAGCGTTCATCTTCTCTAAATTCCAAG CCATCTTCTCTTCGAAGAGTGACCATTGCCTCTTTACCCAGGAATCTTGGAAATGTGGGGATG GTGTCAGGCATGGAAAATGACAGATTCAGCCGGCGGTCCAGCAGCTG GAGAATCCTGGGTACAAAGCAGGGCGAGCACCGCCCCTCGCTGCACCGCTTCATCAGCACCTATTCCTGGGCCGACGCTGAGGACGAGAGGTGTGACGTGAA AACCAGAGACGCCCCGGACCCGCCAGGAGAAGAGGCGCTAGAGAGGACCAGGAAACCCAGCCTTTCTGAAAGGAGAAGCAGCTCCTCGGCCTGGGACAGTGGCACAGT CTGCAGCTCTGTGGCTTCCTGGGTCACTGGCCTGCAGGTGTCCTTCAGAAGAACCAACAGAGCGCTCTGGCTCGCCGGACTCCTCATCGTCCTGTTTGCAGCCCTGGTGAGCGTCCTCACAGGTCAGCTCTTCCACACAGCCGTGGAGGCTGCACCCACGCAGGAGGGGGACTCCTGGATGTCTCTAGAACACGTCTTATGGCCGTTTACCAGACTCGGGCACGATGGACCGCCAGTGTGA
- the Irag2 gene encoding inositol 1,4,5-triphosphate receptor associated 2 isoform X5, translating into MLCVKDPPAQKTQDGALDVTRGSQCPLPTEGSVLETELLDCTRMNEDQSTDIPGHLSPCSLQENGVDHLYLESPTQLRDYLTQPSSEHTSSSESTVTSSDSGSDTLHMASGDLDCKPLCENEEEARAASAMPGARQAPENAACGDPANVGVAKAASQQETGEDLRTTEDRGKGSASGETEVSTPPKASMKLVNFQQSENTSANEKEVEAEFLRLSLGLKCDWFTLEKRVKLEERSRDLAEENLKKEITNCLKLLESLTPLCEEDNQAQEIIKKLEKSIMFLSQCTTRVASRAEMLGAINQESRVSRAVEVMIQHVENLKRMYAKEHAELEELKQALLQNDRSFNSLQDEDDCQIKKRSSSLNSKPSSLRRVTIASLPRNLGNVGMVSGMENDRFSRRSSSWRILGTKQGEHRPSLHRFISTYSWADAEDERCDVKTRDAPDPPGEEALERTRKPSLSERRSSSSAWDSGTVCSSVASWVTGLQVSFRRTNRALWLAGLLIVLFAALVSVLTGQLFHTAVEAAPTQEGDSWMSLEHVLWPFTRLGHDGPPV; encoded by the exons ATGCTCTGTGTAAAAGACCCCCCAGCGCAGAAAACACAAGATGGGGCTTTGGACGTGACCAGAGGGTCCCA GTGCCCACTCCCCACAGAAGGCTCCGTCTTGGAAACGGAGCTTCTAGACTGTACCAGAATGAACGAGGACCAGAGTACAGAT ATCCCTGGCCACCTGTCTCCTTGTTCCCTGCAGGAGAATGGTGTTGACCACTTGTACTTGGAGAGTCCGACACAGCTCAG GGATTATCTCACACAGCCATCATCTGAACACACTTCATCCTCGGAGAGTACTGTGACATCAAGTG ATTCTGGATCAGACACTTTGCACATGGCTTCTGGTGACCTTGACTGCAAACCTCTCTGTGAGAACGAGGAGGAAGCACGAGCAGCCTCCGCCATGCCAG GTGCCAGGCAAGCTCCCGAGAATGCTGCTTGTGGAGACCCCGCGAATGTGGGTGTGGCCAAGGCTGCATCCCAGCAG GAAACAGGAGAGGACCTCAGAACCACGGAAGACAGAGGGAAGGGCAGTGCCTCAGGAG AGACTGAGGTTTCCACGCCCCCCAAGGCATCCATGAAGCTGGTTAACTTTCAACAGAGTGAAAA CACTTCAGCCAATGAGAAGGAAGTGGAG GCAGAATTCCTCAGGTTATCCTTGGGACTTAAGTGTGACTGGTTTACGTTGGAGAAGAGGGTGAAGCTTGAAGAGAGGTCCCGGGACCTGGCAGAGGAgaacctgaagaaagaaatcacaaactgtCTGAAGCTTTTAGAG TCGCTGACACCCCTGTGTGAAGAGGACAACCAGGCTCAGGAGATCATTAAGAAGCTGGAGAAGAGTATAATGTTTCTCAGCCAGTGCACAACCCGTGTGGCCAGCAGGGCCGAGATGCTGGGAGCCATCAACCAG GAAAGCCGGGTGAGCAGAGCGGTGGAGGTGATGATCCAGCACGTGGAGAACCTGAAGAGGATGTACGCCAAAGAGCACgcggagctggaggagctgaagcagGCGCTGCTGCAGAACGACAGGTCTTTTAACTCTCTGCAGGATGAAG ATGACTGTCAGATTAAAAAGCGTTCATCTTCTCTAAATTCCAAG CCATCTTCTCTTCGAAGAGTGACCATTGCCTCTTTACCCAGGAATCTTGGAAATGTGGGGATG GTGTCAGGCATGGAAAATGACAGATTCAGCCGGCGGTCCAGCAGCTG GAGAATCCTGGGTACAAAGCAGGGCGAGCACCGCCCCTCGCTGCACCGCTTCATCAGCACCTATTCCTGGGCCGACGCTGAGGACGAGAGGTGTGACGTGAA AACCAGAGACGCCCCGGACCCGCCAGGAGAAGAGGCGCTAGAGAGGACCAGGAAACCCAGCCTTTCTGAAAGGAGAAGCAGCTCCTCGGCCTGGGACAGTGGCACAGT CTGCAGCTCTGTGGCTTCCTGGGTCACTGGCCTGCAGGTGTCCTTCAGAAGAACCAACAGAGCGCTCTGGCTCGCCGGACTCCTCATCGTCCTGTTTGCAGCCCTGGTGAGCGTCCTCACAGGTCAGCTCTTCCACACAGCCGTGGAGGCTGCACCCACGCAGGAGGGGGACTCCTGGATGTCTCTAGAACACGTCTTATGGCCGTTTACCAGACTCGGGCACGATGGACCGCCAGTGTGA
- the Irag2 gene encoding inositol 1,4,5-triphosphate receptor associated 2 isoform X8, which yields MLCVKDPPAQKTQDGALDVTRGSQCPLPTEGSVLETELLDCTRMNEDQSTDIPGHLSPCSLQENGVDHLYLESPTQLRDYLTQPSSEHTSSSESTVTSSDSGSDTLHMASGDLDCKPLCENEEEARAASAMPGARQAPENAACGDPANVGVAKAASQQISSLVECGAFKETGEDLRTTEDRGKGSASGETEVSTPPKASMKLVNFQQSENSTSANEKEVEAEFLRLSLGLKCDWFTLEKRVKLEERSRDLAEENLKKEITNCLKLLESLTPLCEEDNQAQEIIKKLEKSIMFLSQCTTRVASRAEMLGAINQESRVSRAVEVMIQHVENLKRMYAKEHAELEELKQALLQNDRSFNSLQDEDDCQIKKRSSSLNSKPSSLRRVTIASLPRNLGNVGMVSGMENDRFSRRSSSWRILGTKQGEHRPSLHRFISTYSWADAEDERCDVKTRDAPDPPGEEALERTRKPSLSERRSSSSAWDSGTV from the exons ATGCTCTGTGTAAAAGACCCCCCAGCGCAGAAAACACAAGATGGGGCTTTGGACGTGACCAGAGGGTCCCA GTGCCCACTCCCCACAGAAGGCTCCGTCTTGGAAACGGAGCTTCTAGACTGTACCAGAATGAACGAGGACCAGAGTACAGAT ATCCCTGGCCACCTGTCTCCTTGTTCCCTGCAGGAGAATGGTGTTGACCACTTGTACTTGGAGAGTCCGACACAGCTCAG GGATTATCTCACACAGCCATCATCTGAACACACTTCATCCTCGGAGAGTACTGTGACATCAAGTG ATTCTGGATCAGACACTTTGCACATGGCTTCTGGTGACCTTGACTGCAAACCTCTCTGTGAGAACGAGGAGGAAGCACGAGCAGCCTCCGCCATGCCAG GTGCCAGGCAAGCTCCCGAGAATGCTGCTTGTGGAGACCCCGCGAATGTGGGTGTGGCCAAGGCTGCATCCCAGCAG atttccaGCTTGGTGGAGTGTGGAGCTTTTAAA GAAACAGGAGAGGACCTCAGAACCACGGAAGACAGAGGGAAGGGCAGTGCCTCAGGAG AGACTGAGGTTTCCACGCCCCCCAAGGCATCCATGAAGCTGGTTAACTTTCAACAGAGTGAAAA CAGCACTTCAGCCAATGAGAAGGAAGTGGAG GCAGAATTCCTCAGGTTATCCTTGGGACTTAAGTGTGACTGGTTTACGTTGGAGAAGAGGGTGAAGCTTGAAGAGAGGTCCCGGGACCTGGCAGAGGAgaacctgaagaaagaaatcacaaactgtCTGAAGCTTTTAGAG TCGCTGACACCCCTGTGTGAAGAGGACAACCAGGCTCAGGAGATCATTAAGAAGCTGGAGAAGAGTATAATGTTTCTCAGCCAGTGCACAACCCGTGTGGCCAGCAGGGCCGAGATGCTGGGAGCCATCAACCAG GAAAGCCGGGTGAGCAGAGCGGTGGAGGTGATGATCCAGCACGTGGAGAACCTGAAGAGGATGTACGCCAAAGAGCACgcggagctggaggagctgaagcagGCGCTGCTGCAGAACGACAGGTCTTTTAACTCTCTGCAGGATGAAG ATGACTGTCAGATTAAAAAGCGTTCATCTTCTCTAAATTCCAAG CCATCTTCTCTTCGAAGAGTGACCATTGCCTCTTTACCCAGGAATCTTGGAAATGTGGGGATG GTGTCAGGCATGGAAAATGACAGATTCAGCCGGCGGTCCAGCAGCTG GAGAATCCTGGGTACAAAGCAGGGCGAGCACCGCCCCTCGCTGCACCGCTTCATCAGCACCTATTCCTGGGCCGACGCTGAGGACGAGAGGTGTGACGTGAA AACCAGAGACGCCCCGGACCCGCCAGGAGAAGAGGCGCTAGAGAGGACCAGGAAACCCAGCCTTTCTGAAAGGAGAAGCAGCTCCTCGGCCTGGGACAGTGGCACAGT CTAA
- the Irag2 gene encoding inositol 1,4,5-triphosphate receptor associated 2 isoform X6: protein MLCVKDPPAQKTQDGALDVTRGSQCPLPTEGSVLETELLDCTRMNEDQSTDENGVDHLYLESPTQLRDYLTQPSSEHTSSSESTVTSSDSGSDTLHMASGDLDCKPLCENEEEARAASAMPGARQAPENAACGDPANVGVAKAASQQETGEDLRTTEDRGKGSASGETEVSTPPKASMKLVNFQQSENTSANEKEVEAEFLRLSLGLKCDWFTLEKRVKLEERSRDLAEENLKKEITNCLKLLESLTPLCEEDNQAQEIIKKLEKSIMFLSQCTTRVASRAEMLGAINQESRVSRAVEVMIQHVENLKRMYAKEHAELEELKQALLQNDRSFNSLQDEDDCQIKKRSSSLNSKPSSLRRVTIASLPRNLGNVGMVSGMENDRFSRRSSSWRILGTKQGEHRPSLHRFISTYSWADAEDERCDVKTRDAPDPPGEEALERTRKPSLSERRSSSSAWDSGTVCSSVASWVTGLQVSFRRTNRALWLAGLLIVLFAALVSVLTGQLFHTAVEAAPTQEGDSWMSLEHVLWPFTRLGHDGPPV, encoded by the exons ATGCTCTGTGTAAAAGACCCCCCAGCGCAGAAAACACAAGATGGGGCTTTGGACGTGACCAGAGGGTCCCA GTGCCCACTCCCCACAGAAGGCTCCGTCTTGGAAACGGAGCTTCTAGACTGTACCAGAATGAACGAGGACCAGAGTACAGAT GAGAATGGTGTTGACCACTTGTACTTGGAGAGTCCGACACAGCTCAG GGATTATCTCACACAGCCATCATCTGAACACACTTCATCCTCGGAGAGTACTGTGACATCAAGTG ATTCTGGATCAGACACTTTGCACATGGCTTCTGGTGACCTTGACTGCAAACCTCTCTGTGAGAACGAGGAGGAAGCACGAGCAGCCTCCGCCATGCCAG GTGCCAGGCAAGCTCCCGAGAATGCTGCTTGTGGAGACCCCGCGAATGTGGGTGTGGCCAAGGCTGCATCCCAGCAG GAAACAGGAGAGGACCTCAGAACCACGGAAGACAGAGGGAAGGGCAGTGCCTCAGGAG AGACTGAGGTTTCCACGCCCCCCAAGGCATCCATGAAGCTGGTTAACTTTCAACAGAGTGAAAA CACTTCAGCCAATGAGAAGGAAGTGGAG GCAGAATTCCTCAGGTTATCCTTGGGACTTAAGTGTGACTGGTTTACGTTGGAGAAGAGGGTGAAGCTTGAAGAGAGGTCCCGGGACCTGGCAGAGGAgaacctgaagaaagaaatcacaaactgtCTGAAGCTTTTAGAG TCGCTGACACCCCTGTGTGAAGAGGACAACCAGGCTCAGGAGATCATTAAGAAGCTGGAGAAGAGTATAATGTTTCTCAGCCAGTGCACAACCCGTGTGGCCAGCAGGGCCGAGATGCTGGGAGCCATCAACCAG GAAAGCCGGGTGAGCAGAGCGGTGGAGGTGATGATCCAGCACGTGGAGAACCTGAAGAGGATGTACGCCAAAGAGCACgcggagctggaggagctgaagcagGCGCTGCTGCAGAACGACAGGTCTTTTAACTCTCTGCAGGATGAAG ATGACTGTCAGATTAAAAAGCGTTCATCTTCTCTAAATTCCAAG CCATCTTCTCTTCGAAGAGTGACCATTGCCTCTTTACCCAGGAATCTTGGAAATGTGGGGATG GTGTCAGGCATGGAAAATGACAGATTCAGCCGGCGGTCCAGCAGCTG GAGAATCCTGGGTACAAAGCAGGGCGAGCACCGCCCCTCGCTGCACCGCTTCATCAGCACCTATTCCTGGGCCGACGCTGAGGACGAGAGGTGTGACGTGAA AACCAGAGACGCCCCGGACCCGCCAGGAGAAGAGGCGCTAGAGAGGACCAGGAAACCCAGCCTTTCTGAAAGGAGAAGCAGCTCCTCGGCCTGGGACAGTGGCACAGT CTGCAGCTCTGTGGCTTCCTGGGTCACTGGCCTGCAGGTGTCCTTCAGAAGAACCAACAGAGCGCTCTGGCTCGCCGGACTCCTCATCGTCCTGTTTGCAGCCCTGGTGAGCGTCCTCACAGGTCAGCTCTTCCACACAGCCGTGGAGGCTGCACCCACGCAGGAGGGGGACTCCTGGATGTCTCTAGAACACGTCTTATGGCCGTTTACCAGACTCGGGCACGATGGACCGCCAGTGTGA